The following are from one region of the Corynebacterium hindlerae genome:
- a CDS encoding MFS transporter: MTTATTETTPAPLTTEHRRVLAGSMVGTTIEWFDFFIYAQAAGLVFAAQYFNPASNSSPALAQIVSWASIGISFLFRPLGAIIAGHLGDRFGRKLVLVLTLFGMGGATVAMGLLPNYATIGIAAPLILVLLRIIQGLSAGGEWGGAALLAVEHAPVNRRSYFGSYPQIGVPAGMFLATVFMLALTRLTTDEQFNAWGWRIPFLSSLVLIAVGYFIRKMVEESPVFAELQQLQKESSAPVGVLFKNHTKDVFIAAFIFAGCNAAGYLAIAFFNSYGTKVLGLPKSQVLLVSLLGSVTWLIGTIWSGLWGDQFGKVRTFAWAYVAMIVYAIPMWLLIDTRNIYLFGVAALILGLLLGATYGPQSALYAEMFPARIRLSGVSISYAIGSIFGGAFAPMIAQMLLNKTGSSLAIGGYIAFISLLSLIAVLMVPKGIEGKSLH; this comes from the coding sequence ATGACCACTGCAACCACGGAAACGACGCCTGCCCCATTAACCACGGAACACCGCCGTGTGCTCGCAGGCTCGATGGTCGGCACCACCATCGAATGGTTCGACTTCTTCATCTACGCGCAGGCAGCTGGCCTGGTGTTCGCTGCCCAATACTTCAACCCGGCATCGAACTCCTCCCCAGCACTGGCACAAATTGTGTCCTGGGCATCGATTGGAATTTCCTTCCTCTTCCGCCCACTCGGCGCCATCATCGCCGGTCACCTCGGAGACCGCTTTGGTCGTAAACTAGTGCTGGTCTTGACACTATTCGGTATGGGTGGGGCAACCGTCGCAATGGGCCTGCTCCCGAACTACGCCACCATCGGCATCGCAGCTCCGCTCATCCTCGTGCTGCTCCGCATTATTCAGGGCCTTTCTGCAGGCGGCGAATGGGGCGGCGCCGCGCTGCTCGCCGTGGAACACGCGCCGGTCAATCGTCGCTCCTACTTCGGTTCCTACCCGCAAATCGGCGTGCCAGCAGGTATGTTCCTTGCCACCGTGTTCATGCTGGCTCTCACCCGACTCACCACCGACGAACAATTCAACGCCTGGGGCTGGCGCATTCCGTTCCTCTCCTCACTCGTCCTGATTGCAGTCGGCTACTTCATCCGCAAAATGGTCGAGGAGTCCCCAGTTTTCGCTGAACTTCAGCAGCTGCAAAAGGAATCCAGCGCCCCAGTGGGAGTGCTGTTCAAGAACCACACCAAAGACGTATTCATCGCGGCCTTCATCTTCGCAGGCTGCAACGCTGCCGGATACCTCGCCATCGCGTTCTTCAACTCCTACGGCACCAAAGTCCTCGGACTACCAAAATCCCAAGTTCTCCTCGTATCACTGCTGGGATCCGTCACCTGGCTCATCGGCACCATCTGGTCCGGACTCTGGGGCGATCAATTCGGCAAAGTCCGCACCTTTGCCTGGGCCTACGTCGCCATGATTGTGTACGCCATCCCCATGTGGCTGCTCATCGACACCCGCAACATCTACCTCTTCGGTGTCGCCGCCCTCATCCTCGGCCTCCTACTGGGTGCAACCTACGGGCCACAATCCGCACTCTACGCCGAGATGTTCCCAGCCCGAATCCGACTGTCCGGCGTATCAATCTCCTACGCCATCGGCTCCATCTTCGGCGGTGCCTTCGCCCCGATGATCGCGCAAATGCTGCTCAACAAAACCGGATCATCCCTGGCAATTGGCGGTTACATCGCCTTCATCTCCCTGCTATCCCTCATAGCTGTGCTCATGGTGCCGAAAGGTATCGAAGGAAAAAGCCTGCACTAG
- a CDS encoding L-lactate permease, whose amino-acid sequence MDNLAVLSSLALLPLVLVGVLLAGLHWSAKRAMPVGYVAAVIVAMSVWKMTPIGIIGATIEGIIVAITMLYVVFGALLLLSTLTIGGAMTTIRAGFNGISEDRRIQAIIIGWLFGSFIEGVSGYGTTAAVVAPLLLAIGFPAMAAVMVGLVVQSTPVSFGAVGTPILVGVSGGLGGDSAVAERAAALGLTMPDFLAHIGFHVAAIHTIVGILIPLFIVTMLTGFFGPERRFRDGLEVWPFAIYASLAMTIPYVLVARFLGPEFPALFGGIFGMTLVMYTTKRGFLVPKTTFRFGPRSGWEAHWMGTIEPAEVSEEAPRITRARAWAPYILMATLLVASRVIGPLKEWLVGLAIPFKDILGTGISTSIQPFYLPGFVLILTSVVAFYLQGMNKAQIKEAFSLSGKQIAGTAASLMFAVPLVRVLIQSGPSLNESGLASMPVTMAQAAAAISGMSWPAIAPWIGALGAFIAGSNTVSNLTFSQFQFSTGVAIGLDRPELIVAAQAVGGAGGNPIAIHNIVAASATVGLLGREGALLRQTIWVTIYYCLAGGAIACLFVTGWGLNLGTIMATLIVIGLMIVARKLWHAPARQPQEQPEKVPVSP is encoded by the coding sequence ATGGACAATCTCGCTGTCCTGAGCAGCCTGGCATTGCTGCCACTGGTGCTCGTCGGTGTGCTCCTCGCCGGCCTCCATTGGTCGGCTAAACGCGCGATGCCCGTCGGGTACGTGGCTGCCGTCATCGTCGCAATGAGCGTGTGGAAAATGACGCCGATCGGCATTATCGGCGCCACCATTGAAGGCATCATCGTCGCCATCACCATGCTTTATGTGGTGTTCGGCGCCCTGCTGCTGCTCTCCACCCTCACCATCGGCGGCGCAATGACCACCATCCGCGCCGGCTTCAACGGCATCTCGGAAGACCGTCGCATCCAAGCGATCATCATCGGCTGGCTCTTCGGCTCCTTCATCGAAGGCGTCTCCGGCTACGGCACCACCGCAGCCGTTGTGGCCCCACTGCTGCTGGCCATTGGATTCCCGGCAATGGCTGCCGTTATGGTCGGCCTCGTCGTCCAATCCACCCCGGTGAGCTTCGGCGCCGTGGGTACCCCCATCCTGGTCGGCGTCAGCGGTGGCCTCGGCGGAGACTCCGCAGTGGCAGAACGCGCCGCGGCACTGGGACTCACCATGCCCGACTTCCTCGCCCACATCGGTTTCCACGTTGCCGCCATCCACACTATTGTTGGCATCCTCATTCCGCTGTTCATCGTCACCATGCTCACCGGATTCTTCGGACCGGAGCGCAGGTTCCGCGACGGCCTGGAAGTCTGGCCGTTCGCCATCTACGCATCACTGGCCATGACCATTCCATACGTCCTGGTAGCCCGCTTCCTCGGACCTGAATTCCCAGCACTGTTCGGTGGCATCTTCGGCATGACACTGGTCATGTACACCACCAAGCGCGGTTTCCTCGTCCCCAAAACCACCTTCCGCTTTGGTCCCCGCTCCGGCTGGGAAGCACACTGGATGGGAACCATCGAACCAGCAGAAGTATCCGAAGAAGCGCCACGCATCACCCGCGCCCGCGCCTGGGCCCCCTACATCCTGATGGCAACGTTGCTGGTAGCGTCCCGCGTCATCGGGCCTCTGAAGGAATGGCTGGTCGGCCTAGCCATCCCATTCAAGGACATCCTCGGTACCGGCATCTCCACCTCCATCCAGCCGTTCTATCTCCCAGGCTTCGTCCTCATCCTCACCTCCGTGGTGGCCTTCTACCTGCAAGGAATGAACAAAGCCCAGATCAAGGAAGCGTTCTCCCTGTCCGGCAAGCAGATCGCCGGCACCGCAGCCTCCCTGATGTTCGCCGTCCCACTCGTGCGCGTGCTCATCCAATCCGGCCCATCGCTCAACGAATCCGGCCTCGCCTCCATGCCAGTGACCATGGCGCAAGCAGCAGCCGCCATCTCCGGCATGTCCTGGCCAGCGATCGCCCCGTGGATCGGTGCGCTCGGAGCCTTCATTGCAGGATCCAACACCGTCTCCAACCTGACGTTCTCCCAGTTCCAGTTCTCAACCGGCGTCGCCATCGGCCTCGACCGCCCAGAACTGATCGTGGCAGCGCAAGCCGTTGGTGGCGCGGGTGGAAACCCCATCGCGATCCACAACATTGTCGCAGCCTCCGCCACGGTCGGCCTGCTCGGACGCGAAGGTGCACTGCTCCGTCAAACCATCTGGGTTACCATTTACTACTGCCTGGCAGGTGGCGCAATTGCCTGCCTCTTCGTCACAGGCTGGGGCCTCAACCTGGGCACCATCATGGCCACACTTATCGTCATTGGGCTCATGATCGTTGCCAGAAAGCTCTGGCACGCTCCAGCTCGACAACCACAAGAGCAGCCGGAAAAGGTTCCAGTTTCGCCTTAA
- the paaB gene encoding 1,2-phenylacetyl-CoA epoxidase subunit PaaB — MSNNWPLWEVFVRTNRGLSHVHAGSLHAPDATMALRNARDLYTRRNEGTSVWVVPAEAITASDPDSKGGFFESAQGKSFRHATYYTKSEGVKHL; from the coding sequence ATGTCTAACAACTGGCCACTGTGGGAAGTTTTTGTCCGCACCAACCGCGGTCTTTCTCACGTCCACGCTGGGTCGTTGCACGCCCCAGATGCCACGATGGCGCTGCGCAACGCGCGTGACCTGTACACACGTCGCAATGAAGGCACCTCCGTGTGGGTTGTTCCTGCCGAGGCTATCACCGCGTCTGACCCGGATTCCAAGGGCGGATTTTTCGAATCCGCACAGGGCAAGAGCTTCCGCCACGCCACCTACTACACCAAGTCTGAAGGGGTGAAGCACCTGTGA
- a CDS encoding (Fe-S)-binding protein, giving the protein MKIALFSTCIVDAMYPRVALATVRILERLGHQVVYPAGQGCCSQMHVNSGYLDEALPVVRNHVQAFSSESFDYAVAPSGSCVASLGHQQPMVARAAGEEQLAREAEDVAARTYELSQLLIDVLGVTNATSQLGSYFPHTVTYHPSCHGKRLLRLDDRQPSLLRTVEGIDFRELPDSDECCGFGGTFSLKNSDVSGAMVEQKLGNIAASGAKLCTGGDAACLLHIGGAAHKRGEDIQTVHFAEILAATRTNPLDITGDVQLSIPVGAK; this is encoded by the coding sequence TTGAAAATCGCACTCTTTTCCACGTGCATCGTTGACGCGATGTATCCGAGAGTCGCCTTAGCCACCGTCCGCATCCTGGAACGCCTCGGGCACCAGGTGGTGTACCCAGCGGGCCAAGGATGTTGCTCCCAAATGCACGTCAACAGCGGATATCTGGACGAGGCACTCCCGGTGGTTCGCAATCATGTGCAGGCGTTTTCGTCGGAAAGCTTCGACTACGCCGTTGCCCCGTCCGGTTCCTGCGTCGCCTCGCTCGGCCACCAGCAACCGATGGTCGCCCGCGCCGCTGGTGAGGAACAGCTCGCGCGGGAAGCGGAGGACGTCGCCGCACGCACCTACGAGCTATCGCAGCTGCTTATCGACGTCCTCGGTGTCACCAACGCCACGTCCCAACTTGGGTCCTACTTCCCACACACCGTCACCTACCACCCGTCTTGTCACGGCAAGCGGCTTCTGCGGTTGGACGATCGCCAGCCCAGCCTGCTACGCACGGTCGAGGGGATTGACTTCCGTGAGCTGCCGGATTCCGATGAATGCTGCGGTTTCGGCGGCACGTTCTCGTTGAAGAACTCGGACGTTTCGGGCGCCATGGTGGAACAAAAGCTCGGCAACATCGCTGCCTCCGGCGCGAAACTATGCACCGGCGGTGACGCCGCCTGCCTGCTCCACATCGGGGGCGCGGCCCACAAACGAGGCGAGGACATCCAGACCGTGCACTTTGCCGAAATTCTGGCCGCCACCCGCACGAACCCACTGGATATCACCGGCGACGTGCAACTTTCTATTCCAGTAGGAGCGAAGTGA
- a CDS encoding FadR/GntR family transcriptional regulator: MSPVQPRVYTVILEWLEEKLRSGDISIGDKLPAERQLAEDFGISRASVREAIRVLDAMGLVRSGTGSGPNAGALVISEPSSALAWALRMHVATRSLPVKDIVHTRVLLESQAALEAAHGPETPERAHTLAEARQLLDLMDDPDLPSDTFHEHDAHFHILLTSLAGNIVVETIMDSLRQATIGYVAEMVAHLPSWADTRDQLQIQHRDILAAVEDRDGERASEALRHHIEWFYSLRREL, translated from the coding sequence ATGTCGCCGGTCCAGCCCCGGGTCTACACCGTCATTCTCGAATGGTTGGAAGAAAAACTCCGCTCCGGCGACATCAGCATCGGCGACAAACTCCCCGCCGAGCGCCAGCTCGCGGAAGACTTTGGGATCTCCCGGGCGTCGGTACGCGAGGCAATCCGCGTCCTCGACGCCATGGGCCTCGTCCGATCAGGCACCGGCTCCGGCCCCAACGCGGGCGCCCTCGTCATCTCCGAGCCTTCCTCCGCGCTGGCCTGGGCCCTGCGCATGCACGTGGCGACCCGCTCGCTACCGGTCAAAGACATCGTCCACACCCGTGTCCTCCTCGAATCCCAAGCAGCACTCGAAGCCGCACACGGCCCAGAAACCCCAGAACGCGCCCACACCCTCGCAGAAGCCCGTCAGCTCCTCGACCTCATGGACGACCCCGACCTACCAAGCGACACCTTCCACGAACACGACGCCCACTTCCACATCCTGCTCACCTCCCTAGCAGGAAACATCGTCGTAGAAACCATCATGGACTCGCTACGCCAAGCAACCATCGGATACGTCGCAGAAATGGTCGCACACCTGCCCAGCTGGGCCGACACTCGCGACCAACTACAAATCCAACACCGCGACATCCTCGCAGCAGTCGAAGACCGCGACGGAGAACGTGCCAGCGAAGCACTCCGCCACCACATCGAATGGTTCTATAGCCTGCGGCGGGAGTTGTAG
- the paaA gene encoding 1,2-phenylacetyl-CoA epoxidase subunit PaaA yields MTPEEHFDNLIAEDSRIEPTDWMPEGYRKTLTRQISQHAHSEIIGMQPEANWITRAPSLKRKAILMAKVQDEAGHGLYLYSAAETLGTDRDTLVDQLLEGKAKYSSIFNYPARTWADVGAIGWLVDGAAICNQVPLCRCSYGPYGRAMVRVCKEESFHQRQGWEILYELAHGTPEQKQMAQEAINRFYGPALQMFGPPDDDSPNSKQSMAWNIKRFSNDELRQRFVDMIVPQAEALGLHFEDPDLKWNEERGHYDFGALDWDEFFGVIKGDGPCNEQRMQRRREAFEQGAWVREAAAAYAEKYESNDTSLIA; encoded by the coding sequence ATGACCCCTGAAGAACACTTCGATAACCTCATCGCAGAAGATTCCCGGATCGAACCCACCGACTGGATGCCGGAGGGCTACCGAAAAACGCTGACCCGCCAGATCAGCCAACACGCCCACTCCGAAATCATCGGTATGCAGCCAGAAGCCAACTGGATCACCCGCGCCCCAAGCCTCAAGCGCAAGGCGATCCTCATGGCAAAGGTCCAGGATGAAGCCGGCCATGGTCTTTACCTGTACTCTGCTGCGGAGACACTCGGCACCGACCGCGACACCCTCGTGGATCAACTGCTCGAAGGCAAAGCCAAGTACTCCTCGATCTTCAACTACCCGGCGCGCACCTGGGCAGATGTCGGCGCCATCGGCTGGCTTGTCGACGGCGCAGCGATCTGCAATCAGGTCCCGCTGTGTCGCTGCTCCTACGGACCTTATGGCCGTGCCATGGTGCGCGTGTGCAAGGAGGAATCCTTCCACCAGCGCCAAGGCTGGGAGATCCTGTACGAGCTCGCCCACGGCACCCCGGAGCAGAAGCAGATGGCACAGGAGGCGATCAACCGATTCTATGGCCCGGCCCTACAGATGTTCGGCCCACCGGATGACGATTCGCCGAACTCCAAGCAGTCCATGGCGTGGAACATCAAGCGTTTTTCCAATGATGAACTGCGACAACGCTTCGTGGACATGATCGTGCCACAGGCCGAGGCCTTGGGTCTGCACTTCGAAGATCCCGACTTGAAGTGGAACGAAGAACGCGGTCACTACGACTTCGGCGCGCTGGACTGGGACGAGTTTTTCGGCGTCATCAAGGGCGATGGCCCGTGCAATGAGCAGCGGATGCAGCGGCGTCGAGAAGCCTTTGAGCAGGGCGCTTGGGTGCGGGAAGCCGCGGCCGCCTACGCCGAAAAGTACGAGTCCAACGACACCTCTCTGATTGCGTAA
- a CDS encoding hotdog fold thioesterase: MNHPILAPGVATGPEFEHVRTMFADDPATTDLGAAITHLAVGECDGHFTVQHKHCNGHGTVQGGILFTFADSLFAGACNAAGETAVATHNSIHYIAPAFEGQRIDGHARTVQSWGRNGFVDVTLTCEGKPVAEFRGTFRVLPGRPEKR, encoded by the coding sequence ATGAATCATCCAATCCTTGCCCCCGGAGTTGCGACGGGCCCCGAATTTGAGCATGTTCGAACGATGTTCGCTGACGATCCGGCCACCACCGATCTTGGCGCGGCCATCACACATCTAGCGGTCGGCGAATGCGATGGACACTTCACAGTCCAGCACAAACACTGCAACGGCCATGGCACTGTCCAAGGCGGCATTCTCTTCACTTTCGCCGATTCCCTGTTCGCTGGCGCCTGCAATGCCGCAGGTGAGACTGCTGTGGCGACCCACAATTCAATCCACTACATCGCCCCCGCCTTTGAAGGGCAGCGCATCGACGGCCATGCCCGTACCGTGCAGTCGTGGGGTCGCAATGGCTTCGTGGATGTCACACTCACCTGCGAGGGGAAGCCGGTCGCGGAATTTCGAGGGACATTCCGGGTGTTACCGGGCCGGCCAGAGAAGCGATAA
- the paaD gene encoding 1,2-phenylacetyl-CoA epoxidase subunit PaaD: MHELRPTTEREAQLWDAAATVPDPEIPVISIADLGILRGVRFDGEQPVITITPTYSGCPAMETISTDVKTAVEQAGFPRPSIDLVLHPAWTTDWMTETGKQQLEEYGIAPPRREARSSGPIPLTLSAPVTCPRCKSRNTYKLSHFGSTSCKALYSCRDCHEPFDYFKVH; the protein is encoded by the coding sequence ATGCACGAGCTCAGGCCCACCACGGAACGTGAAGCGCAGCTGTGGGATGCTGCCGCCACAGTACCCGACCCGGAAATCCCGGTTATTTCGATCGCTGACCTTGGGATTTTGCGTGGGGTGCGGTTTGACGGGGAACAACCGGTCATCACAATCACCCCAACCTATTCCGGATGCCCCGCTATGGAAACTATCTCCACAGATGTCAAAACCGCAGTGGAGCAAGCAGGGTTTCCTCGCCCCAGCATTGATCTCGTGCTCCACCCCGCGTGGACGACCGATTGGATGACGGAAACCGGCAAGCAACAGCTAGAGGAATATGGCATCGCACCACCGCGTCGTGAAGCACGCAGTAGCGGCCCTATCCCCCTTACCCTCAGCGCCCCGGTGACCTGCCCACGCTGCAAGTCGCGCAATACCTACAAACTCAGCCACTTCGGCTCCACGTCCTGCAAAGCGCTCTACAGCTGCCGGGACTGCCACGAGCCATTCGACTACTTTAAGGTGCACTAA
- a CDS encoding TetR/AcrR family transcriptional regulator, with protein sequence MRIAVQEFNARGYEATSMGDLAKVLGLSKSAIYHHISSKEELLKYATDRALSLLDDLVAEVEELPGPALERLRLLVRGTTLALCREPEYVTLLLRLRGNSEVELEALARRREFTNYLVGLVSAAQEEGALDPDVAPNVAGRLLFGMINSLVEWYSPEGALDQDEVADIVETMAFLGLQL encoded by the coding sequence ATGCGTATTGCGGTGCAGGAATTCAATGCGCGTGGCTACGAAGCAACCAGTATGGGCGACCTGGCCAAGGTCCTCGGCCTCTCCAAGTCTGCGATCTATCATCACATTTCCTCGAAGGAAGAATTGTTGAAGTATGCCACCGACCGGGCGCTCAGCCTGCTTGATGACCTGGTCGCGGAGGTAGAAGAACTGCCAGGTCCGGCACTGGAGAGGCTTCGGCTGTTGGTGCGTGGCACCACGCTGGCGCTGTGCCGGGAGCCGGAATATGTCACGCTGCTGCTCCGGTTGCGGGGCAACTCCGAGGTGGAATTGGAGGCGTTGGCACGACGGCGTGAATTTACCAACTATCTGGTCGGCCTCGTTTCCGCTGCGCAGGAGGAGGGGGCGCTCGATCCGGATGTGGCGCCCAATGTGGCTGGACGCTTGTTGTTTGGCATGATTAATTCGCTGGTTGAGTGGTACTCGCCTGAGGGTGCCTTGGATCAAGATGAGGTTGCCGACATCGTGGAAACGATGGCGTTCTTAGGTTTGCAGCTTTAG
- the paaC gene encoding 1,2-phenylacetyl-CoA epoxidase subunit PaaC, whose amino-acid sequence MSITTTDSATRQSMGDAITAEDIQNSGVTAPEKVAEYALTLGDDALILAQRLGWWVSRAPEMEEDIALANIALDLLGHARFLLSYAGTAWGKTEDDLAYFRNEEEFRSCRLVEQENGDFAHTIARQLLFSYYAHGLYTALLESQDDTLKAIAAKALKEIEYHVDHASQWLLRLGLGTEESHTRMQKGLDHMWPYLAELFEDQPIHSELEGIAVKPSTLKAEFDERIAWIIDKAGLELPQAKQARSGHRTGMFSEERGYILAEMQVLARQHPGATW is encoded by the coding sequence GTGAGCATCACGACGACCGACTCCGCCACCCGCCAGTCCATGGGCGACGCCATCACCGCGGAGGACATTCAAAACTCTGGTGTGACCGCCCCCGAGAAGGTCGCCGAGTACGCACTCACCTTGGGTGACGACGCCCTCATCCTGGCCCAGCGCCTCGGCTGGTGGGTCTCCCGCGCCCCAGAAATGGAAGAAGATATCGCCCTAGCAAACATTGCCCTCGACCTGCTGGGGCACGCCCGCTTCCTCCTGTCCTACGCTGGCACCGCCTGGGGCAAGACCGAAGACGACCTCGCCTACTTCCGTAACGAGGAAGAGTTCCGTTCCTGCCGCTTGGTAGAGCAGGAAAATGGCGACTTTGCGCACACTATCGCCCGCCAGCTGCTGTTTTCCTACTACGCCCACGGGCTGTACACCGCTCTGCTGGAATCCCAGGATGACACCCTCAAGGCGATCGCGGCGAAGGCCCTCAAGGAAATTGAGTACCACGTGGACCACGCCTCCCAATGGTTGCTGCGGCTGGGGCTAGGTACTGAGGAATCCCACACTCGCATGCAAAAAGGTCTGGACCACATGTGGCCCTACCTGGCGGAACTTTTTGAAGACCAGCCGATCCACTCAGAACTCGAGGGCATCGCGGTGAAGCCATCCACCCTGAAGGCCGAGTTTGACGAACGGATCGCGTGGATCATCGACAAGGCAGGCCTGGAACTCCCGCAGGCCAAGCAGGCCCGCTCCGGGCACCGCACGGGAATGTTCTCCGAAGAACGCGGCTATATTCTCGCCGAAATGCAGGTGCTCGCCCGCCAGCACCCAGGCGCCACCTGGTAG
- a CDS encoding AMP-binding protein — protein MTSVYDIMSTHHGPETGIEFASRDEITALQTARAKNTIRHAYFNVPHYRRVFDEMGVHPDDFKELSDLAKFPFTEKKDLRAEYPFGMFAVGDHQIARIHASSGTTGLPTVVGYTRNDIEIWADLVARSLRAGGVRPGDKVQVAFGYGLFTGGLGAHYGVEKLGATAIPTSGGMTERQVQIIRDFKPDAILATPSYMLNVVDRMREEGMDPAETSLRTGIFGAEPWTEGMRGELEQALGIDATDIYGLSEVMGPGVAQECVETKDGLTIWEDHFYPEIVDPETLQPVPDGEFGELVITPLTKEAFPVIRYRTHDLTRLLPGTARSMRRLERISARNDDMIILRGVNCFPSQFEELIVEEAALKTKYQCVLDRKGRMDTLTILVEGHPDFSQSERDNAGHHLQKQIKNRIGITVGVEVRDHVDTGEGKAKRLVDNRPKS, from the coding sequence GTGACTTCTGTATACGACATCATGTCCACTCATCACGGTCCTGAAACAGGGATCGAATTTGCCTCCCGCGATGAGATCACCGCACTGCAAACCGCCCGTGCGAAGAACACTATCCGTCACGCCTACTTCAACGTTCCGCACTACCGCCGCGTGTTCGACGAAATGGGCGTGCACCCGGACGACTTCAAAGAGCTGTCCGACTTGGCTAAGTTCCCCTTCACTGAGAAAAAGGACCTGCGCGCCGAATACCCCTTCGGAATGTTTGCGGTGGGGGATCACCAGATCGCCCGCATCCACGCATCGTCCGGCACCACGGGCCTGCCGACCGTCGTGGGATACACGCGCAATGACATCGAAATTTGGGCCGACTTGGTGGCTCGATCCCTGCGTGCAGGAGGCGTTCGGCCAGGGGACAAGGTCCAGGTGGCCTTCGGGTACGGGCTTTTCACGGGCGGTTTGGGTGCGCACTACGGCGTCGAGAAGCTTGGCGCTACCGCCATCCCTACCTCCGGCGGCATGACCGAACGCCAGGTGCAGATCATCCGCGATTTCAAACCGGACGCTATCCTGGCCACCCCGTCCTACATGCTCAATGTGGTTGACCGCATGCGTGAGGAAGGCATGGACCCGGCAGAAACCTCGCTGCGCACCGGAATTTTCGGCGCCGAGCCTTGGACCGAAGGCATGCGCGGTGAGCTGGAACAAGCCCTCGGAATCGATGCCACAGACATCTACGGGCTCTCCGAAGTCATGGGCCCAGGCGTCGCGCAGGAGTGTGTCGAGACCAAGGATGGCCTCACCATCTGGGAAGACCACTTCTACCCAGAGATCGTGGATCCGGAAACCTTGCAGCCAGTTCCCGACGGGGAGTTCGGCGAACTTGTCATCACCCCGCTCACAAAGGAAGCGTTCCCGGTCATCCGCTACCGCACCCACGACCTCACCCGCCTGCTTCCCGGCACCGCACGCTCCATGCGACGACTCGAACGCATCAGCGCGCGTAACGACGACATGATCATCCTGCGCGGGGTGAACTGCTTCCCATCGCAGTTTGAGGAACTGATCGTCGAAGAAGCTGCACTGAAAACCAAATACCAGTGTGTGCTCGACCGTAAGGGGCGCATGGACACCCTGACGATCCTGGTGGAAGGCCACCCAGATTTCTCCCAGAGCGAGCGCGACAATGCAGGACACCACCTGCAGAAACAGATCAAAAACCGCATCGGCATCACCGTTGGCGTTGAGGTTCGCGATCACGTTGACACCGGTGAAGGCAAGGCCAAGCGCCTTGTTGATAACCGGCCTAAGAGCTAA